In Pithys albifrons albifrons isolate INPA30051 chromosome 6, PitAlb_v1, whole genome shotgun sequence, a single genomic region encodes these proteins:
- the TMEM229B gene encoding transmembrane protein 229B isoform X2: protein MAAAEPLTAFSRWYLYAIHGYFCEVMFTAAWEFVVNFNWKFPGVTSVWALFIYGTSILIVEKMYLYLKDKCNILVRCFIYTLWTYLWEFTTGLILRQFNACPWDYSQFDFDFMGLITLEYAIPWFCASFIMEQLVIRNTLRLRFDETAEPGAPTVPVALANGHVKTD from the coding sequence ATGGCTGCGGCAGAACCTCTGACTGCTTTCTCCCGATGGTACCTCTATGCCATCCATGGCTATTTCTGTGAGGTGATGTTCACAGCTGCCTGGGAGTTTGTGGTCAACTTCAACTGGAAGTTCCCAGGTGTTACCAGTGTGTGGGCACTCTTCATCTATGGCACCTCCATCCTTATTGTGGAGAAGATGTATCTATATCTCAAAGACAAGTGTAACATTTTAGTGCGCTGCTTCATTTACACACTTTGGACATACCTCTGGGAGTTCACCACTGGCCTCATCCTGCGCCAGTTCAATGCCTGCCCATGGGACTATTCCCAGTTTGATTTTGACTTCATGGGCCTGATCACCCTGGAGTATGCCATCCCATGGTTTTGCGCTTCTTTCATCATGGAGCAGCTGGTGATCAGAAACACCCTGCGCTTACGATTCGATGAGACTGCTGAGCCGGGGGCCCCCACTGTCCCTGTTGCCTTGGCCAATGGCCATGTGAAGACTGATTGA
- the TMEM229B gene encoding transmembrane protein 229B isoform X1 — translation MDTECCWGECRRMAAAEPLTAFSRWYLYAIHGYFCEVMFTAAWEFVVNFNWKFPGVTSVWALFIYGTSILIVEKMYLYLKDKCNILVRCFIYTLWTYLWEFTTGLILRQFNACPWDYSQFDFDFMGLITLEYAIPWFCASFIMEQLVIRNTLRLRFDETAEPGAPTVPVALANGHVKTD, via the coding sequence AGTGCTGCTGGGGTGAGTGCAGAAGAATGGCTGCGGCAGAACCTCTGACTGCTTTCTCCCGATGGTACCTCTATGCCATCCATGGCTATTTCTGTGAGGTGATGTTCACAGCTGCCTGGGAGTTTGTGGTCAACTTCAACTGGAAGTTCCCAGGTGTTACCAGTGTGTGGGCACTCTTCATCTATGGCACCTCCATCCTTATTGTGGAGAAGATGTATCTATATCTCAAAGACAAGTGTAACATTTTAGTGCGCTGCTTCATTTACACACTTTGGACATACCTCTGGGAGTTCACCACTGGCCTCATCCTGCGCCAGTTCAATGCCTGCCCATGGGACTATTCCCAGTTTGATTTTGACTTCATGGGCCTGATCACCCTGGAGTATGCCATCCCATGGTTTTGCGCTTCTTTCATCATGGAGCAGCTGGTGATCAGAAACACCCTGCGCTTACGATTCGATGAGACTGCTGAGCCGGGGGCCCCCACTGTCCCTGTTGCCTTGGCCAATGGCCATGTGAAGACTGATTGA